In Pungitius pungitius chromosome 2, fPunPun2.1, whole genome shotgun sequence, a single window of DNA contains:
- the LOC119211624 gene encoding neuronal acetylcholine receptor subunit beta-2-like: MAAPVKAALALLVLTVATALCAEVEERLVSQLLSPERYNKLIRPAVNNSQQVTIYIQVSLAQLINVNEREQIMTTNCWLSQVWNDYRLMWEPEQYEGIKKIRLPSQHIWLPDIVLYNNADGTYEVSFYSNVVVSNNGEVAWLPPAIYKSACKIEVRDFPFDQQNCTLKFRSWTYDHTEIDLILLSDFASRDDFKPSGEWDIVSLPGRKNEDPNDIRYLDITYDFIIKRKPLFYTINLIIPCILITSLAILVFYLPSDCGEKMTLCISVLLALTVFLLLISKIVPPTSLAVPLIGKYLMFSMVLVTFSIVTSVCVLNVHHRSPSTHTMPPWVKRVFLYRLPSYLFMRRPGSSNIREKFRKKHQQRSYSDLRLRGADGGAGGPAGMADCSSSFFVNEDSAKRYGWRISDLPENTEFRKRMTLKSNIDTEDAVDGVRYIAEKMKSEDDDEGIIEDWKYVAMVIDRLFLWIFVFVCVVGTLGLFMQPLFQNYNTPIVD, from the exons atggCAGCCCCGGTGAAAGCAGCGCTGGCTCTCCTGGTTCTCACCGTGGCAA ctgcCTTGTGTGCGGAGGTCGAGGAACGACTGGTGAGTCAACTCTTGTCCCCAGAGCGCTACAACAAGCTGATCAGACCGGCGGTCAACAACAGCCAGCAGGTCACCATCTACATCCAGGTGTCTCTGGCCCAGCTGATCAAcgtg AACGAGAGGGAGCAGATCATGACCACCAACTGCTGGCTCAGCCAG GTGTGGAATGACTACAGATTAATGTGGGAACCTGAACAGTATGAGGGAATCAAGAAAATTCGGCTTCCGTCACAACACATCTGGCTCCCGGACATCGTTCTCTACAACAA tgccGATGGGACGTATGAAGTGTCCTTCTACTCCAATGTCGTTGTCTCCAACAATGGCGAGGTGGCCTGGCTCCCGCCGGCCATCTACAAGTCGGCCTGCAAAATCGAAGTGCGTGATTTCCCTTTCGACCAGCAGAACTGCACCCTCAAGTTCCGCTCCTGGACCTACGACCACACGGAGAttgacctcatcctcctcagtgATTTTGCCTCACGTGACGACTTCAAACCCAGCGGCGAGTGGGATATAGTTTCCCTGCCTGGACGCAAGAACGAAGACCCTAATGACATCAGGTACCTGGACATCACCTATGACTTCATCATCAAGAGAAAGCCTCTCTTCTACACCATCAACCTGATCATCCCCTGCATCCTGATAACGTCGCTGGCCATTCTGGTGTTCTACCTCCCGTCAGACTGCGGTGAGAAGATGACTCTCTGCATCTCGGTCCTCTTGGCCCTGACTGTGTTTCTACTCCTCATTTCAAAGATTGTGCCGCCCACGTCTTTAGCAGTGCCTCTGATTGGAAAGTACCTGATGTTTTCAATGGTGCTGGTCACCTTCTCCATCGTCACCAGCGTTTGCGTGCTCAACGTGCACCATCGCtcccccagcacacacaccaTGCCTCCTTGGGTCAAGCGCGTCTTCCTGTATCGGCTCCCCTCTTACCTCTTCATGCGGCGGCCCGGTAGCTCGAACATCCGCGAGAAGTTCCGCAAAAAACACCAGCAGCGGTCGTACTCCGACCTCAGGCTGCGTGGAGCGGACGGAGGAGCGGGAGGTCCTGCGGGGATGGCAGATTGCTCCTCGTCCTTCTTCGTGAACGAGGATTCGGCCAAACGCTACGGCTGGAGGATCAGCGACTTGCCGGAGAACACCGAGTTCAGGAAGAGGATGACGCTCAAGTCCAACATTGACACGGAGGACGCGGTGGACGGAGTGCGCTACATCGCCGAGAAGATGAAGAGCGAGGACGATGATGAAGGG ATCATTGAAGACTGGAAGTACGTAGCCATGGTGATCGACCGTCTCTTCCTGTGGATcttcgtgtttgtgtgtgtggtcgggACGCTGGGCCTCTTCATGCAGCCTCTGTTCCAGAATTACAACACTCCCATTGTTGATTAA